A genomic region of Exiguobacterium sp. Helios contains the following coding sequences:
- the murQ gene encoding N-acetylmuramic acid 6-phosphate etherase — protein MLEKLATERRNERTMSLDDMSVEDILTVMNEEDQTVASVIRQEIPVIKQVVDRVVQSFQSGGRLIYIGAGTSGRLGVLDAAECVPTFGVSPDMVVGLIAGGERALIKAVEGAEDSKTLAVEDLQALQLKANDTVIGIAASGRTPYVIGGLDYAREVGAVTAALSCNKEAIISQHADLQIEVETGPEVLTGSTRLKAGTAQKLVLNMISTAAMIGVGKVYQNLMVDVQSTNEKLEIRAKRMIVEATGVELETAARYFTSANGHVKTAIVMILADVSYTDAVERLQRAHGFVRDAL, from the coding sequence ATGTTAGAGAAATTGGCGACAGAACGCCGCAATGAACGAACGATGAGTCTAGACGATATGTCAGTCGAAGACATCCTGACGGTCATGAACGAGGAAGATCAGACGGTCGCGAGTGTCATCCGGCAGGAAATTCCGGTCATCAAACAAGTCGTCGATCGAGTCGTTCAATCGTTTCAATCAGGTGGACGGCTGATTTATATCGGAGCCGGCACGAGCGGACGACTGGGTGTGCTCGATGCGGCAGAATGTGTGCCGACGTTCGGGGTCTCACCGGACATGGTCGTCGGACTGATTGCCGGGGGCGAAAGGGCACTGATCAAAGCCGTCGAAGGGGCGGAGGACAGCAAGACGCTGGCCGTCGAAGATTTACAAGCCCTGCAGTTAAAGGCAAACGATACAGTCATCGGCATTGCGGCAAGCGGCCGGACCCCATACGTCATCGGCGGTCTCGACTATGCACGTGAAGTCGGTGCGGTAACGGCTGCCTTATCCTGTAATAAAGAAGCCATCATCAGCCAGCATGCCGACCTCCAGATTGAAGTCGAGACAGGTCCGGAAGTCTTGACCGGCTCGACCCGGCTCAAAGCCGGGACGGCACAAAAGCTCGTGTTGAACATGATTTCGACGGCGGCGATGATCGGCGTTGGGAAAGTCTACCAAAACTTGATGGTCGATGTCCAATCGACGAATGAAAAACTCGAAATTCGGGCCAAACGGATGATTGTGGAAGCGACAGGGGTTGAGCTTGAGACAGCCGCGCGTTATTTCACATCGGCGAACGGCCACGTCAAGACGGCGATCGTCATGATTTTAGCGGACGTTTCGTATACTGATGCAGTCGAACGATTACAACGTGCGCACGGATTCGTCCGCGACGCGCTTTAA
- a CDS encoding PTS transporter subunit EIIC: MKKEEVLASAILEHVGGKDNLRQLAHCMTRVRLSLKDPTKADIPALKQIDGVMGVIDDETLQIVVGPGTVNRVADHLSRETGLAIGEESVEENLTFEERAAIERQKVKDKQKSPFKRFLRRLGNIFIPLIPGLVASGIINGAANFAKNAGVDATETWMQILLLIGSTVFAYLAILVGWNTAKEFGGTPVLGAIAGGILFNPLLVDIVIYGEPLVVGRGGLFGVIFAAWLMTYLEKHIRRFMPVSIDIIFTPLFTVLIVGFTALYAIMPVAGVLSDGIMKAINVILEVGGPLAGAVLAGFFLPLVMVGLHHGLTPIHLELLNTVGNTALLPILAMAGAGQVGAAMAIFVKTRNQRLRNIIKGAIPVGFLGIGEPLLYGVTLPLGRPFLTACMGAAVGGAFQATMKTAALGVGVSGLSLTPLIDNGMYLTYIGGLVISYVFGFLFTFWFGFKEEMADGI; the protein is encoded by the coding sequence ATGAAGAAAGAAGAAGTGTTGGCATCCGCCATCCTCGAACATGTCGGGGGAAAAGACAACCTCCGGCAACTGGCCCACTGTATGACACGTGTCCGGTTGTCGCTGAAGGATCCGACGAAAGCCGATATACCGGCACTGAAACAAATTGACGGTGTCATGGGCGTCATCGATGACGAGACGCTGCAAATCGTCGTCGGACCGGGAACGGTCAACCGGGTCGCCGACCACTTGAGCCGCGAGACAGGGCTTGCGATCGGTGAAGAGTCGGTCGAAGAGAATTTGACGTTTGAAGAACGGGCCGCAATTGAACGGCAAAAAGTGAAGGACAAACAAAAATCACCGTTCAAACGCTTTTTACGACGCTTAGGTAATATCTTCATCCCGCTCATTCCGGGACTGGTCGCGTCAGGAATCATTAACGGCGCGGCAAACTTTGCGAAAAATGCCGGGGTCGATGCGACAGAAACGTGGATGCAGATTCTGTTATTGATTGGTAGTACCGTTTTCGCCTACTTAGCGATTCTCGTCGGTTGGAATACGGCGAAGGAATTTGGCGGCACGCCGGTCCTCGGGGCGATTGCCGGCGGAATTCTGTTTAATCCGCTGCTTGTCGATATCGTCATTTACGGGGAACCGCTTGTCGTCGGTCGGGGTGGTTTGTTTGGGGTCATCTTTGCCGCCTGGTTGATGACGTATCTCGAAAAACACATCCGCCGGTTCATGCCGGTCTCAATTGATATTATCTTTACCCCACTCTTCACCGTCTTGATTGTCGGCTTTACGGCGCTGTATGCCATCATGCCGGTCGCCGGCGTTTTATCAGACGGTATCATGAAAGCGATTAACGTGATTCTTGAAGTCGGTGGTCCGCTTGCTGGTGCCGTCCTCGCCGGATTTTTCCTGCCGCTCGTCATGGTCGGTCTTCATCACGGACTGACCCCGATTCATCTGGAACTGCTGAACACGGTCGGAAATACGGCACTCTTGCCGATTCTTGCGATGGCGGGAGCCGGACAAGTCGGAGCAGCGATGGCGATTTTCGTCAAGACACGGAATCAACGGTTGCGCAACATTATCAAGGGAGCGATTCCGGTCGGGTTCCTCGGTATCGGTGAACCGTTGCTGTACGGGGTCACGTTACCACTTGGTCGTCCGTTCTTGACGGCTTGTATGGGAGCCGCAGTCGGCGGTGCCTTCCAAGCGACGATGAAAACGGCGGCGCTTGGGGTCGGTGTATCCGGTCTGTCGTTGACACCGTTGATCGATAACGGGATGTACTTGACGTATATCGGCGGTCTCGTCATCTCGTACGTCTTCGGTTTCCTGTTTACATTCTGGTTTGGATTTAAGGAAGAAATGGCGGACGGAATTTAA
- a CDS encoding DUF4825 domain-containing protein, whose translation MKRILIPFLSIACLVLIWNGYSQHADSKTDLFHYKHSYVGDNSAVANIVKELAHHQELHQIALETKQTPYGIHLTYMDIETEQVEQEIKETVLFNATYLFVLIDNVDRITFTFPDYTFTVTRDKLDGWYNTQLSTIEQEQAVTKLIQRHLKSEDKINQFFAD comes from the coding sequence ATGAAACGAATTTTGATTCCATTCCTGTCGATTGCCTGTCTGGTATTGATCTGGAACGGCTACAGCCAGCATGCCGATTCAAAGACGGACCTGTTCCACTATAAACATTCCTATGTCGGCGACAACAGCGCCGTCGCGAATATCGTCAAAGAACTGGCACACCATCAAGAGTTGCATCAGATTGCCCTCGAAACGAAACAAACACCGTATGGAATCCATTTGACTTACATGGACATCGAGACGGAACAAGTCGAACAGGAGATCAAAGAAACGGTCCTGTTCAACGCGACCTACCTGTTTGTCCTCATCGATAACGTGGACCGGATTACATTTACCTTCCCGGATTATACCTTTACCGTGACCCGCGATAAACTGGATGGCTGGTACAACACGCAACTCAGCACAATCGAACAGGAACAAGCAGTCACAAAATTGATTCAGCGTCATTTGAAGTCTGAAGACAAGATCAACCAGTTTTTCGCCGACTGA
- a CDS encoding DUF871 domain-containing protein: protein MKGLAVYLSEPLTDEAKDSIRQMRTIGFTSIFTSLHIPEDDPSLYTERLRNLGELAGELKMELVADIAPTSLAALGKTWDDAGTLTEWGVTGLRVDYGVTPKQVANLSKQMMIALNASTVTADELDAMKAEGLILEHVEAWHNFYPRPETGLDRNWFNDKNTWLHGQGIRVQAFIPGDGPLRGPLHATLPTLEDHRGQSPFACYLELESSVDRILIGDPGISERTMHQFAAYQEGVIVLRATGTGDDPLLKSIQTNRMDPARDVIRSVESRAYGRPGNGLLESVVLADRLVGSITIDNLNYGRYAGELQITKRDLTADERVNVIGRVIEADRPLVQQIGPGGRFLLEWVKAQEETE, encoded by the coding sequence ATGAAAGGACTTGCCGTTTATTTAAGTGAACCACTGACAGATGAGGCGAAAGACAGCATCCGACAGATGCGGACGATTGGTTTTACATCGATCTTTACGTCGTTACATATTCCGGAAGACGATCCGTCATTGTATACGGAACGATTGCGGAATTTAGGTGAGTTGGCCGGAGAACTCAAGATGGAGCTTGTCGCGGATATCGCCCCGACGTCACTTGCTGCGCTCGGTAAGACATGGGATGATGCCGGAACGTTAACCGAGTGGGGCGTGACCGGATTACGTGTCGATTACGGGGTGACGCCGAAGCAGGTCGCGAATTTGTCAAAACAGATGATGATCGCCTTGAACGCCAGTACGGTAACAGCGGATGAACTCGACGCGATGAAAGCGGAGGGACTTATCTTGGAGCACGTTGAAGCGTGGCATAACTTTTATCCCCGTCCGGAAACGGGACTCGACCGGAACTGGTTCAACGATAAAAATACGTGGCTTCACGGGCAAGGAATCCGGGTTCAGGCGTTCATCCCGGGAGACGGGCCATTACGCGGTCCGTTGCATGCCACGTTACCGACGCTCGAAGATCACCGGGGACAGTCACCATTTGCCTGCTATCTCGAGTTGGAATCGTCCGTCGACCGGATTCTGATTGGCGATCCCGGTATTTCGGAAAGAACGATGCACCAGTTCGCCGCGTATCAGGAGGGCGTCATTGTTCTCCGGGCAACCGGTACCGGTGATGATCCGCTTTTAAAGAGTATCCAGACAAACCGGATGGATCCGGCGCGGGACGTCATCCGGTCGGTGGAGTCACGTGCTTACGGCCGACCTGGAAACGGATTACTTGAATCCGTCGTCCTGGCAGACCGACTGGTTGGATCAATCACGATCGACAATCTGAATTACGGACGGTATGCCGGTGAATTACAAATCACAAAACGGGATCTAACGGCCGACGAACGGGTCAACGTCATCGGTCGTGTGATTGAAGCAGACCGGCCGTTGGTGCAACAGATTGGTCCCGGCGGGCGGTTCCTGCTGGAGTGGGTGAAAGCGCAGGAAGAAACGGAATGA
- a CDS encoding DNA topology modulation protein → MKKIMLIGSGGSGKSTLARQLGQRLGIRVHHLDSLLWRADWQAVPREEQRQIQTNLISRDDWIIDGNYGGTMDLRLNATDTIIFLDLSRTTCVYRILKRSIRYRHKSRPDMAAGCPEKIDFAFLKWVWRYPDEQRPGIQARLAQVAGTKTIIVLKSRKEVRRFIENVA, encoded by the coding sequence ATGAAAAAAATCATGCTGATCGGTTCCGGAGGGTCGGGCAAGTCGACGTTAGCCCGTCAACTCGGTCAACGACTGGGCATTCGCGTTCACCATCTCGACAGTTTATTATGGCGGGCAGACTGGCAGGCGGTGCCGCGCGAGGAACAACGACAGATTCAAACGAATTTGATCAGCCGGGATGACTGGATCATTGACGGGAACTACGGCGGGACGATGGATCTCCGGTTGAACGCTACGGATACGATCATCTTTCTTGATCTGTCGCGAACGACCTGCGTCTATCGTATTCTGAAACGGTCGATCCGGTATCGGCACAAGTCACGACCGGATATGGCAGCCGGGTGTCCGGAAAAAATTGATTTTGCTTTTTTGAAGTGGGTGTGGCGTTATCCGGATGAACAGCGGCCAGGCATTCAAGCGAGACTCGCTCAAGTTGCAGGAACGAAGACGATTATCGTATTAAAGTCACGGAAAGAAGTCCGGCGCTTCATCGAAAACGTCGCCTGA
- a CDS encoding alpha/beta hydrolase, with protein sequence MKRYTLECGGISTQITEWGEADRPVIFCLHGLGGTSLSFIELADALQDTYRIVSIDAPGHGKTEPFPDERDYRFARFSDWLNRLFDQLHIEDFYFLSHSWGSFIALFYQKEQPERVLGSILLDGGYQSKRLRGTPFEQESAFYETDFEESVATWEEFRDVAVYGPKMRRSPLLDLAGKDFVRMQDGRYYWHARAKTARAILKAMYRDEILDFLDDVPGDNLVLLRATLPVSDEPFRQEAITLWQGKTGGSVVSAPSTSHIIHWDDPEFVLQVIQEYWTNSLAVNEQHTNI encoded by the coding sequence ATGAAACGTTATACACTGGAATGCGGCGGTATTTCAACACAGATTACCGAATGGGGCGAAGCGGACCGCCCGGTCATTTTTTGCCTGCATGGTCTCGGCGGAACGAGCCTCAGCTTCATTGAACTAGCGGACGCCTTACAAGATACGTACCGGATCGTCTCGATTGATGCACCCGGTCATGGAAAAACCGAACCGTTTCCGGACGAGCGCGACTATCGGTTCGCCCGGTTCTCCGATTGGCTGAACCGGCTGTTTGACCAGCTGCACATCGAGGACTTTTATTTCCTCTCGCACTCTTGGGGCAGCTTCATCGCACTTTTTTATCAGAAGGAACAGCCAGAGCGGGTCCTCGGATCCATCCTGCTTGACGGTGGATATCAGAGCAAACGGTTACGCGGGACACCATTCGAACAGGAATCTGCGTTTTACGAGACGGATTTTGAAGAATCCGTCGCGACCTGGGAAGAATTCCGGGACGTTGCCGTTTACGGACCCAAGATGCGCCGGTCACCGCTGCTTGACTTAGCCGGAAAGGATTTCGTCCGGATGCAGGACGGACGATACTACTGGCATGCCCGGGCAAAGACGGCGCGTGCGATTCTGAAGGCAATGTATCGAGACGAAATTCTCGATTTCCTCGACGACGTCCCCGGTGACAACCTGGTGTTACTCCGTGCGACGTTACCCGTCTCCGATGAGCCGTTCCGGCAAGAAGCGATTACCCTATGGCAGGGGAAAACCGGTGGAAGCGTCGTGTCTGCTCCATCGACGTCCCATATCATTCACTGGGATGATCCGGAATTCGTACTGCAGGTTATTCAGGAATACTGGACGAACTCCCTTGCCGTCAACGAACAACACACTAACATTTGA
- a CDS encoding VOC family protein, with protein MKITVATLWTNELKPMQDFYTTTLGFPLVEETKTTFAVQIGTSQLRFELDTTQQPKQYHFAFNVPGDAFQLAKDWLKHQVPLLIEDGEDEIYFENINAHSVYFYDPDENVVELIARHDVNSDKSLETLTEQNILDIGEMNVTTPDVAGVGAKFAELGVFHRYHQPINIDFLNFLGAPEDGTHLLLGREDRTWLFSPKPAITSPLILELDGNLHVRLDAEGILHHEK; from the coding sequence ATGAAAATTACAGTAGCGACACTTTGGACGAATGAGTTAAAACCGATGCAGGACTTTTACACGACGACACTCGGTTTTCCACTCGTCGAAGAGACGAAAACGACATTTGCGGTGCAAATCGGAACGAGTCAGCTTCGCTTCGAGCTCGATACGACACAGCAACCGAAACAATACCACTTTGCGTTTAATGTTCCGGGGGATGCCTTCCAACTTGCGAAAGATTGGTTGAAACACCAAGTCCCGTTACTGATCGAGGATGGGGAAGACGAAATCTATTTTGAAAATATCAATGCCCATTCCGTTTACTTTTATGATCCGGACGAAAACGTCGTCGAACTGATTGCCCGGCATGATGTCAATTCGGACAAGTCGCTTGAAACGTTAACCGAACAGAACATTCTTGACATCGGTGAAATGAACGTCACGACGCCGGACGTCGCTGGTGTCGGAGCAAAATTCGCCGAGCTCGGTGTCTTTCACCGCTACCATCAACCGATTAACATCGACTTCCTGAACTTCCTCGGAGCACCGGAAGACGGGACCCATCTGTTGCTCGGGCGAGAAGACCGGACATGGTTGTTCTCACCGAAACCGGCCATTACGAGTCCGCTCATTCTCGAACTTGACGGAAATCTGCACGTCCGGCTGGATGCAGAGGGGATCTTGCACCACGAAAAATAA
- a CDS encoding DUF1349 domain-containing protein codes for MWQDYQWLNQPSAIDNQQQLKFTTEGDTDFWRNTYYQFNRMTGHALLKPIPAASFSCRIEVKLHPRLTYDQAGILLYLNDDNWLKVSAEFIPDGKSHLGAVVTSFGYSDWSSRDIENTVFDHPLTFELVCNQQDVELYFVDGETKEQLRIAHLHAEGDWKVGPYACSPNLEGQGCDVEVLTFDFKTK; via the coding sequence ATGTGGCAAGATTACCAATGGCTCAACCAACCGTCTGCAATCGACAATCAACAACAATTGAAGTTCACGACAGAGGGCGATACCGACTTTTGGCGCAACACGTACTATCAATTTAACCGGATGACGGGACATGCCTTACTTAAACCGATTCCGGCAGCGTCTTTTTCCTGCCGGATCGAAGTGAAGCTGCACCCGCGTCTAACGTATGATCAGGCGGGGATTCTTCTCTATTTAAACGATGACAACTGGTTAAAAGTTTCAGCGGAATTCATTCCGGATGGAAAATCGCATCTCGGAGCCGTTGTCACATCATTCGGTTATTCCGACTGGTCATCGCGGGATATCGAAAACACGGTCTTTGATCATCCGTTGACGTTTGAGTTGGTCTGCAATCAACAGGACGTCGAACTGTACTTCGTCGACGGTGAGACGAAGGAGCAGCTACGGATAGCCCATCTGCATGCGGAAGGAGATTGGAAAGTCGGACCATATGCCTGCAGTCCGAATCTCGAAGGTCAGGGATGTGACGTCGAAGTGTTGACGTTTGACTTCAAGACAAAATAA
- the nikA gene encoding nickel ABC transporter substrate-binding protein produces the protein MNVSRRKKSIIQAVSILSITTLLFGCSNPNEGSDNKKNKDTLTMAWPRDIGEMNPHVYNPSQLFAQSMVYEPLVHYAEGGKLEPFLAKSWDISKDGKTYTFTLRDDVKFSDGSTFDATIVKKNFDAVLKNKALHSWLGFISKIEKTEAVDKQTFRMTLSEAYYPTIQELAVVRPVRFLGEAGFPKNGDTSKGVEQEVGTGPWVLDEYKADQYATFKVNKNYWGPKPKVKKIKVDIIPDAESRVLAFEKGDIDLIFGEGAISVDAYNQLKATKSYKTTMSEPVATRLLIMNTKKKQLADERVRQALQYGFDKKTLVEGITSGLEAPADFILPPNLPYTSKLNVEKRDFDVEKAKTLLDEAGWKLPDGKKVREKDGQPLQVEMMYDAAELVQKAMAETLQSEWANIGVDLKIVGVELPDQVQRFKDNKFDINMYSNFGAPYDPHTFVNIIGTDGFGFKEAISAYPNKDQLLKEMKDVLKTTDETKRQAMYAEILPSLQDQGALVPISYLKKMAIYQSDVTNFKFAANRDESPFAQIGIK, from the coding sequence ATGAACGTTTCACGCCGTAAGAAATCCATTATTCAAGCTGTTTCCATCCTCTCGATTACGACACTGTTGTTCGGTTGTTCGAACCCGAACGAAGGTTCTGACAATAAGAAAAATAAAGATACGTTAACGATGGCCTGGCCGCGTGATATCGGCGAGATGAATCCGCATGTCTATAACCCGTCGCAACTGTTTGCCCAGTCGATGGTCTATGAGCCGCTCGTCCATTACGCGGAAGGCGGAAAGCTCGAACCGTTCCTCGCGAAATCATGGGACATTTCAAAAGACGGCAAAACGTATACGTTCACGTTGCGTGACGATGTGAAGTTCTCGGACGGTTCGACGTTTGATGCGACGATCGTCAAAAAGAACTTTGATGCAGTCCTTAAAAACAAAGCCTTACATAGCTGGCTTGGCTTCATCTCCAAAATCGAAAAAACGGAAGCCGTCGACAAGCAGACGTTCCGGATGACCTTATCGGAAGCGTACTATCCGACGATTCAGGAACTGGCGGTCGTCCGTCCGGTCCGATTCCTCGGCGAAGCGGGCTTCCCGAAAAACGGCGACACGTCAAAAGGTGTCGAACAAGAAGTCGGAACCGGTCCCTGGGTGCTCGACGAGTATAAGGCGGATCAATATGCGACGTTTAAGGTCAACAAAAACTACTGGGGACCGAAGCCGAAAGTGAAAAAAATCAAGGTAGACATCATTCCGGATGCCGAAAGCCGCGTACTCGCTTTTGAAAAAGGCGACATCGATTTGATTTTCGGAGAAGGGGCGATCAGTGTTGACGCCTATAATCAACTGAAAGCAACAAAATCTTACAAGACGACGATGTCGGAGCCGGTTGCGACACGTCTGTTGATCATGAACACGAAGAAAAAACAGCTGGCAGACGAACGCGTCCGTCAAGCCCTGCAATACGGTTTTGATAAAAAGACACTCGTTGAAGGTATCACATCCGGTCTTGAAGCACCGGCTGACTTCATCCTGCCGCCGAACCTGCCGTATACATCAAAACTGAACGTTGAAAAACGGGACTTTGATGTCGAAAAGGCTAAAACGCTACTCGACGAAGCCGGCTGGAAACTGCCGGACGGGAAAAAGGTCCGCGAAAAAGACGGTCAACCGTTACAGGTCGAGATGATGTACGATGCAGCGGAACTTGTCCAAAAAGCGATGGCGGAGACGTTACAATCGGAGTGGGCGAATATCGGCGTCGATCTGAAGATCGTCGGTGTTGAGCTACCGGATCAGGTCCAGCGTTTCAAAGACAATAAGTTTGACATCAACATGTACAGTAACTTCGGTGCACCATATGATCCGCACACGTTCGTTAATATCATCGGGACTGACGGATTCGGCTTCAAAGAAGCGATTTCCGCTTACCCGAACAAGGATCAGTTATTGAAAGAGATGAAAGATGTCCTAAAAACGACGGATGAAACGAAACGTCAGGCGATGTATGCCGAAATTCTGCCGTCGCTGCAAGATCAAGGTGCTCTCGTCCCGATCTCGTATTTGAAGAAGATGGCGATTTACCAGTCGGATGTCACGAACTTCAAGTTTGCGGCAAACCGCGATGAAAGTCCGTTCGCACAAATCGGTATTAAATAA
- a CDS encoding ABC transporter permease → MGVYILKRVGSIIPILLLAILLLTAMIHLSPVDPAEAYLSAAHIQPTEEVLAQKRAEFGLDQSFLTQYVTTVARLARFDFGTSYVSGKPVLDEVLLRLPATLQLAMTSLFLAIIVSIPLGFLAGIRKNGFFDHLSRVIAFIGASIPSFWLGYLLIFFFAVQLDLLPVGGIGSPSHVILPAITLALPLIALYTRLLRTSVIETMREPYVQFARTRGIRETVILGKHVLRVAIPPMITGLGMNLGKLLTGTIIVETVFSWPGFGRYFIEAIFDRDMPIIQGYVFLAALLFIGSSLLVDLLQLAIDPRIARKGGNRR, encoded by the coding sequence ATGGGAGTCTATATTCTCAAACGAGTCGGGTCGATCATTCCGATCCTGCTCCTCGCGATTTTACTGCTGACGGCAATGATTCATTTGTCACCGGTTGATCCGGCAGAAGCCTATCTGTCTGCCGCCCATATTCAACCGACAGAAGAAGTGCTCGCCCAGAAACGGGCCGAGTTCGGACTCGATCAATCCTTTTTGACACAATACGTGACGACAGTCGCCCGGCTGGCCCGGTTTGATTTCGGAACGTCCTATGTCTCGGGAAAACCGGTCCTGGACGAAGTGTTGCTCCGTCTGCCGGCGACCTTACAACTGGCGATGACCAGTCTGTTTCTGGCGATCATCGTCAGCATTCCGCTCGGCTTTCTCGCCGGGATTCGCAAAAACGGCTTTTTTGATCATCTCAGCCGGGTGATTGCCTTCATCGGTGCGTCGATTCCATCATTTTGGCTCGGCTATCTGCTGATTTTCTTTTTTGCCGTCCAGCTCGATTTGTTACCGGTCGGCGGCATCGGCAGTCCGAGTCACGTCATCTTGCCGGCGATCACGCTTGCGTTACCGTTGATTGCCCTTTACACACGGCTGTTGCGGACAAGTGTCATCGAGACAATGCGCGAACCGTACGTCCAGTTTGCCCGGACACGCGGAATCCGTGAAACGGTCATCCTCGGGAAACACGTCTTGCGGGTCGCGATTCCACCGATGATTACCGGACTCGGCATGAATCTCGGGAAATTGTTGACCGGAACGATCATCGTCGAGACCGTCTTCTCCTGGCCAGGATTTGGCCGTTATTTCATCGAAGCGATTTTTGACCGGGATATGCCGATCATTCAAGGGTATGTGTTCCTGGCTGCTTTATTATTTATCGGCAGCAGTCTGCTCGTTGATTTGTTGCAACTGGCAATCGATCCGCGGATTGCCCGGAAAGGAGGGAACAGACGATGA
- the nikC gene encoding nickel ABC transporter permease subunit NikC: MNVPLGRPRLLDRLSNQRLILIGCSVFLGLLFLAALAAPWLAPHDPYLVNLAVKLQDASWTYPLGTDHLGRCTLSRLLYGARVSLGFAVLIFASSLLIGLLIGTLAGYIGGWVDQLLMRFCDGVMAFPSLILVLGLVGIFGPGLKQVIIALMLVQWVYYARMFRGLVMTLKEKNFIAAARVNGSSHWRIFRMHLLPNILPPLLVIGTLEMGWAIMDISAMSFLGLGVQSPGAEWGAMIHEGKSYIRTNPELMIYPGVMIMLVIASFNLLGESLSERFGVNK, translated from the coding sequence ATGAATGTGCCGCTCGGACGACCACGTCTGCTGGACCGCCTGTCGAACCAACGGCTGATTTTGATAGGCTGTTCTGTTTTTTTAGGTCTGCTGTTTCTCGCGGCACTGGCCGCACCGTGGCTTGCGCCGCATGATCCGTATCTCGTCAATCTGGCGGTGAAACTGCAGGACGCGTCCTGGACGTATCCGCTCGGGACCGACCACCTCGGACGCTGTACGTTATCGCGTCTGTTATACGGCGCCCGGGTATCGCTCGGATTTGCCGTTCTGATTTTTGCGTCGTCGCTGTTAATCGGCTTGTTGATCGGCACGCTCGCCGGCTACATCGGCGGCTGGGTCGACCAACTGCTGATGCGGTTTTGTGACGGTGTGATGGCGTTCCCGAGTCTGATTCTCGTACTCGGTCTCGTCGGAATTTTCGGACCGGGACTGAAACAAGTCATCATCGCCCTGATGCTTGTCCAGTGGGTTTACTATGCCCGGATGTTCCGTGGGCTTGTCATGACGCTGAAGGAAAAGAACTTCATCGCTGCGGCACGCGTCAACGGCTCCTCGCACTGGAGAATCTTCCGGATGCACCTGTTGCCGAATATCCTGCCTCCTTTGCTTGTCATCGGCACCCTCGAGATGGGCTGGGCCATCATGGACATCTCGGCGATGTCGTTCCTTGGTCTTGGCGTCCAGTCCCCCGGAGCAGAATGGGGAGCGATGATTCACGAAGGAAAATCGTATATCCGGACGAATCCGGAACTGATGATTTATCCGGGTGTGATGATCATGCTCGTCATTGCGAGCTTTAACCTGCTCGGAGAATCATTATCGGAACGGTTCGGTGTGAACAAATAA